The Carassius auratus strain Wakin unplaced genomic scaffold, ASM336829v1 scaf_tig00009071, whole genome shotgun sequence genomic sequence GGTACAATTTAGGGACACATTCCTTCTCCACTTTACAAACCATTACAAAGCTTTGCAAAAACTCTGTTTCTGGTAGATGAGACCCTAAAAAGAACAAAACTACCAGAAAGTGGCTTGCTGCACAGATACAATATAATTGAAAAGGTTTATGTATTTGATGCTTAGACAAATGTAATATTCTACTTATTCTAAAGCGTTTCTCCTTTGTTGCCGACCATCCCTACTGTTGAGTCCAGGCAGAGGTATATAAAAGACCAAATAATAACAAATTCTAATTTGGCTTTGATTCTGTACACTGCAGGAGGTCACTGCTGTATGATTTACCTCATCTAAAGAAATGTCTAGTTTGCCCATCGGCACACTATTGTTAGTTCTCTTGGCCACAAAACACATGCCGTATAGATGGACAGCTTCTTCACTGCTTTATCCACCATGGGCCTTCAGATCGAAGATACGGCCGCCCCTCACACCTTGGTTGCATGTGAATGACAAACTTGCACTGGGCTGTGTATATGGAAGAGAAAAATTAGTTTTACTCTTCAAATTCGAGCTCAGCTTTTCCTGAAAAGTATAAAGGAACTTTACAAAACTTTAAAAACCAGTAGAGGACTTTAATCTTTTCTAGTTGTGTTTAGTCAGCAAATAAAATAGTCCTCAGAATTGTTCTTACTTTTGCtgcattgtatgtatatatttgtatttacttattgcttgtttttattattttatacttgtttgtttgctttttgttcaTGGAGCTAACATTCATAATTCTATTCTGTGTTTGACTCGGAGAGTAAGGAactttttgaataatttaattttgatctCTGTTAATAGATTGAAACAATTGCGGTTCTCTTTTTTCTGTATCTCTGATTGAACagcatcaataaaaataaaaagagttaaACTAAAAACATCATGGATATTTTTTGCAACGATTTGTAGTACAGCGCTATTAAAAACAACTTCAAACAAACAGGTCACTGCTTTAGGACAAGGCAACATTATTTTACTCACCATCCTGAATTCTGCCAGCCAGAGCCTCTGAGCTGAACCCTGCAAACACCACAGTGTGCACGGCACCGATACGAGCACAGGCCAACATGGCTACTACTGCCATAGGAGACACCGGCATGTAGATGGCCACCCGCTCTCCCCTCTGGACACCATAACTCTTTAAAGTGTTGGCAAGGCGACAGGTCCTCTCCAGAAGCTGCCTGAGATTTGAATGTTTACAGATATAAACATACAGCTGAGTAACAGGGAAACTGCGGATGGGAAAGTAAATTTGTGATAGTTTAATTTCAAGTGGTTCAAGTGCTGAATTGATGCACTTGCACGGAAACAACAAAGTCACATGGTCATAATGCACCAAACTGGCATTTATGGGGTTTAGTTTAATAGTGTATTTATACTACAAAAATGTAGAGGCAAGCTTTTGTTGGCTTAATGAACATATTATTATGCCATATTGTGTCTGAAGAAACTGTTATTCAGGATCTGTGGGTCATAGATGAGAAACAGAAATGTCTAAACTGTGAGACCAGGGACAAAAAATTTTCACTTTCATACTAATCCACATCAATGTCTTTTTACTTCCTTTTCACCCATGAAAGCAGGAAAGTGACATGTACATGTGCACTTCTAAAGGTGTCATTTTTACACACATGACTGCTTGTGCAATCGAACTTCTTCTTCACAAAATCTTCACATTTCCGCCATAAAAAATTAGAAATAGTTCATTTTCGAGGTTCGGTGTGCAGGCTAGATGAGAGAAAACAGCCTGCCAGGAATATTCAATCTTTATTTCAAGCACTAAAGAGTTGGAGGCACACATTCCATCACAGGACCCTCAAAACCTGCCTTTGTTCTCCATAAGAAAGCGCATGTGAAAGAACTCCCCCAAAGATCTTAAGTAGTGTGCTGTTCAGTAGTTTACATGTTATCCGTGTCAATCCCAGCAAGGCCAGGATTTCTAATCTATTACAATATTATGGAGAACGGTGTGAAAACTGATATTCAATTTGAGATTACATTTcgcagtgttattaaattattaatgtttttaaagattaacttgaGGTGAGCATTAGATGActgcaaaggtaatctaaatgaaAACCTACAATCCTAGACTTAGTCGGAATTCATAAGGAAAATAATGCTGTTAGATCTCAATCCAGCTGGAACAACAACTTGCATTGTTGATACTGTTTAtagaaactattaaaaacattttaattaacttaaaaataaattacatttaaatattaattaaagaaaatagactaatgaaaaaaattactgacaGAAAACATACTAAAACCACTAAaacttaaatgttatatttaagctaaacagaaaaatactgaaaaacgTAAACTAATCAAAAGGAAAAgtgcataaaaaaattactaaaacattatatACAAAAAGCTAATTATACAAAATAGATACTGTAATATGAATAcatacaactaaataaataatataatattaaataaataatagtaaaatgtaaCTGCTACATTTTTACTATTGGCAATGACAACAAGTACGTAATCAGGAGGCAGTACTGACTAACTGATTATTACCAGTCACTAGTCGAATAAATTATTTAGTGGCAAATCTAAAATAACAGCATCATGAAAGTAGTTCCTAGTTATTTTAAAGAGACACACACTGCTTGCTATGACCCCTGTGTGTTGAAAATTACAATGTAAGTCTGGGGGTGGATGAGGTTGGGGGTGTGATAAAGAGCCACATGTGAATTTCTCAGGACCTACAAATGTACCTGTATGTGATCCTTTCTTCTGTGCCAGGTTCATCTTTCTCCCAAATCAAGGCTACTCTGTCTGGATCCTTTGCCACGTGTACATCCAAACAGTTCACTGTCGATCAATGCAATATAAAATTACTACTAGCTCACTGTAGACAAGATAGAAAGTTGCTATTTGTGGATTTATAAAGCAGTGAGAGGATATGTAAGTATTACCATCTCagctaaaataaaacctttttggtctgatagataaaaatatttgatctagCATATCGGCCAGTGGAGGTTTATCAGCGATCAACACGACAAACTATTAAAGAAGAAAGGGACGTTCACCAGAGACGTTCAGCTGCCCTCCAAGAAACCAGTTGATTTTCCCGCTGGTGAGATCGCAGTCCGTCACTTGATCGAAAGGTTTGGTCCATGTCAGCCTTTCCCTGGCGATGGATCCCCAGAACGTTTCTGGATCTTTGACTGACAGTTCATATAAATCTGAGTAGGTCTTGCCAGCGAGATGCGAGCTGAGGTCCGGTTGAACCGTGCTGATGCTGGACAGAGACCTGGCGTGACACCGTGAGATCAACACAACACGTTTACTTTTGCGCACACATTCCTGGTTCCTAAATATTACATTTCCCCTGACCAAAGCATTCAGCAAACTTATGCACATACGTCCAGCCATTATTCCGCCCAGTCTGTACTGGAGTAAAGTTTGCTCATGTTTCCACAGCAGGTGGCTCGTGACCGTTCCTCACAAGAGAGAGACAGGGGAAGctgcagcctggagcaatgggcGTGCCAAAAGGTAGCTAGAAGGGGCGTGCCAAAAGGGAATGGAAGCCTGGGGAAATGGGCGGgccaaaaggtttctcattggtgaaaggAATGTTACGGTGTTGGCCAATCAGCGATAAACGTTCAACTTTCAATCATTATGCTGCAACAGAAGGGAgcggtaatgcaccaataagCTGGATACCAACTGCCTTTAAACTGGAAATAAGAAGACGTGGTGAAATTCATCATACGTTTATCTATGCTTTATATACCACAAACATGATAGCTTGTTACAATACgatcataatttattttctttgtgtcATATCTTGCAGCtctagttatttttatttagtttattattgttGACAGACAAAGTTGGTAGTCTGTATCAATGTCCTTTTTGTGTAACAGTGTTTATAAACCATGTGAAAGAGGTTTCCCTTTCATAgttcacttcgatgctgcggtgacgtcaccatatgggaacacccctcggtgtgacgaatgtctgaagctcTATACCATCCCTTCAATcgtattggccaaatagcgcttggctccacccctacgcatgcgcacgcatcgTATACCTGGGTGCTGCACGCTATTTCGCTCAGATTTAATTCCTTCATggaagcgaatcatctgtgccctaggaATCATCTCGCTTTCTCATCGGTTTCTACGAGCAGTGCTAACCCCTCTTCGTGGACGAAGGGAGACTCACATGAAAGGTGTGTAGTATGTTTAGGCTTACACACAGCCGGCACTTAGCGGCCTTTCTTCTTGTCCCCACTGTGATGGCCTGCGGCTTAGAGTACTGCGCTCAAGGGTAGAAGTGTTTTCTAATGTCGCCCCCGTGTCTAACCCCCGTCATGTCACTGTTGTGGCTGCCGAGGCACCACATGAGGCGATAGCTTGGGGAGACACGTGCGATATGGATTTTGAGGACAGCGCAGTGCTGGAATTTTATCCACATccctcgctctcccctaccctggtGCAGGAAAAGAGCTTTATCGAACCAGTCGTTTTCTCTAACTAGGATTTATAGCCCACACAGGAGGCATACGATGCtatctccttcggttgtggatGTTACGACAAATACGTTTTATCCgccgcggcctcggggtctgagaACTTCACGGCTGacgcaagctctctctctctcctagtTGACAGGATAAGCATGTTTCCCCCTCCAACAGCGAGCTGTCCTTCTAAGGCGTATCGAGTCACGTCCAGCCTCATTGGAAAATGCGTCGGAACGCTTGCCCGACATCTAGCAATGGGTGTTAGGCAcaatttgtcacggatacaccattcagtttcgaaaAGGCCCtcctcctttccgcggaattcttccCACGGTTGTGAAACCGAAGGAAATAGCGGTGCTGCGACaagagatgtcaactctgctgagaaAAGGGGCTATAGaggaagtacacccctctcagatggagtcaGGGTTTTACAGCTGCAATTTTGTGGTGCCAAAAAAAGACGGCGGGTTGCGACCCATTCTGGATTTATGCCGTTTGAATCTTGCACTCAGGatgagcaaattcaagatgttacCGGTAAATTCTATCTTGTCTCAGATTCAACCAAacgactggtttgtcacaattgATCTGAAAGATGCATACTTtcatattcagatcatcaaaAGACACATGAAGTTTTAGAGGGCAAAGCATATCAGTACCgtgttcttccctttggcttagCTCTGGCTCCCCGTACTTTTTCAAAATGCATGGaagcagctctggccccgttgcggctccaagGCGTTCGTGTTTTGAAATACTTAGACGATTGGCTGGTGATAGCAAAATCGCAGACTCAAGAACACTCTCACcaggatcttgtgctgaatcatttaaacagcctgggtTTATGCACAAATTTCCAGAAGAGTGTTTTAATTCCCTCTCAATGGATAACCTTTCTGGGAATAGActtggactctcgcgcgatgacagctAAGCTATCTCTCCCACTCGCTCAGTTGATCGCGTCATGCGTTCCTcgcttcaaagcgggtcgcacagTGACGGTGAGCTTGTGCCTCACacttttaggtctaatggcagcggTATCCCCGTAATCCGTCTGggattacttcacatgcgcccttttcagtggtggacgaaaagtCTGAacatttcaccccgttgtcttccacatcagacgatttcggtgacacggaggtGTGTTGTGTCGATAAAACTgtggatgtcaaccgaattccTTCTAGCCGgagttcggctggggatttgtgcttccagtgagactgtcacgacggatgcgtctttgaccaGTTGGGGAGCTGATAGTCAAGGGCgcccagcccacggagtgtggacgGCGACACAACACAGTTGGCACATAAACAGCTtagaattactggcagtttttctagCTCTCTAGTATTTCTCGAATCTGCTGTTCGGCCATCATGTACTGCTCAGGTCAAAAAATATAGCTGTTGTGTCGTATCTGAATCATCAGGGAGGATTACACTCTCGCTCCTTGTGCAGGCTGGCTAGAAAAATattcttctttggtctcagaacaaatttctgtcgatccgagcgGTTCATGTtcccggacgtttgaacttccGAGCGGATTGCTATCCAGACAGACTCTGGAGCAGGGGGAATGGAGATTGCACCCCCAAACAGTGAACCTCTTATGGCAGATTTTTGGAGAAGCGAGAGTGGACTTGTTCGTGTtgagcatgactacgcattgcccgctgtggttctccctatgccctcCATCACTCACGATTTGCCCAAAACCAGCTTGTATGCTTTTTCCCTGATTCGTTTAATTCCAGTGGTATTATCCAGGATACGGCTGGACAGAGTGGAATAGCTGCTGCTGGttgctccgcgatggcacacacAGACGTGGTTTGCGGACCTGATCAGTCTGTTagcgggctctccatgggagattcccctcagacagaaTTTactatcacaagcacagggaatGATTTGGCACGATTTTGCTTCATGGGATTTATCTATTGTGTTTcaaggtttatcagggcatccgtttgagcccctGGAAACTATACTGGATAAAATCCTGACTCTGAAGACAGTTCTTcttatggctttatcctccctcaagagagttggggatttacaggctctttctgtctcaccctcgtgcatggaatgtgcaccgggctctgtgaatgTGTTGTTGCGACTGAGGCCTAATTATGTTTTCATAACCCCTTTCCTTTTACAACAAGTGGTCTTGGAGGCTTTACCCCCTGCTGAGgcggggtcaggagatctaagtctttgccctgtcagAGCGCTGAAGGCTTATGTTGATCAAACAGCCCGTGGcgtgagtctgaccagctgtttgtctgttttggacataagaATAAAGGCCATGCTGTCACAAGCAAAGCATGTCCCATTGGCTAGTGGAAGCAATATCTTTAGACTATGAGgtgcgcggactcgcttcgcccttaggaattagAGCTCATTCCACGAGAGCAGTGGCTTCTTcacaagcttttctcagtggatcttctatagagcacttttatcaagtcttaCAGTCTGGGTGTGAGGATGGTTCCTGGCTCctgggttctctccgcttgagtaGATGCTTCCTTggatcccagctatcaggtacgtcaggcgttatgGTATAGAGTTCCCATACGGTGACATCACCGCAgtatcgaagtgacctatgaaagggaacatctcggttacaaatgtaaccatggttccctgaatagggaacgagatgctgcggtcctggcCGTTCCATACTTtgatagcattcttcttcttcagttcaTGAAATCTGAGCAAAATAGCACGCGGCACCCAGGTATACGATGTATGCGCATGCGTAGCGGTGGTGCCAagtgctatttggccaataggattggtgGTATGTTATAGGGCTTCAGTCTTTGTCACACTGATGGGTGTTCCCATaaggtgacgtcaccgcagcatctcgttccctgttcagggaaccatggttacatatgtaaccaagatGATTTACTCATTTGCAAAGCCACAGAGGTTGAGCGATTCATCATGAACGTAAGTAACGTTACAAGTTTAGTTGTGCTATGCATGCTACATCACAGATAATTTGGGTAATTTCATGTCAAATCAACAAAactgctcaattttttttttcatagtattttttttttctgaagaaagagaaacataaacggtgataaaaacaaaatatcaaatttaattgaatcatatttacagatttatttttgtatgtatttatttttttagtgggtTAAAATGGTAATTTCTAGCTGAGATTTGGAGCCAAACTACTGATTGTTTTTGCAGTTCTGCACTGTATGTACCTACACTGTCTGAGCTAAAGAGGATGGaacataatttaaagaaatttaaaaagcattttcttttcttcttattattttatttattttatttgttcatgtaGGGGGACCCTGCTCCACTTTTCCTACCACACACCTGATGGATACTGACTGTAAAATGGCAATCATAGGAGGAGGGCTCACTGTGAATAGATGTGTGTCAGTGCACCAGCCTTGATAAAGCCTTCATAACAGCCTTCTGGATGTATTTTGTGCTCAACATTGCATAACTAATACACCTGAGAAAGACACTGACTTTCCTTCAGAGGCACATTCTCAACATTAGAAGAGGGAGACAAGCACTGTCAGTAACTTTACTCTGAATGATAAGCATTTTGTATTAGATCCTCATGCCTTGACTGTACCATTGGCCAAAGTGCACTCGAAGGACATTCACTCTTTTGAAGGTTTACCCAACATGTTGGAGTGGTACATGCATATTAACCAAATATTAGTATAACCTGTGGTATAGATGAGCACCAATCACCTTTTTGTGATTCCATTCTTTTAGTAAACATGCACAGGAACCATATGTACTTTTGGTACTCAGTGCAGAGTCAGCAGTacagttgtattataatataatggagaAGGTTCTGGCTGCATGCTAGCatctctcagacacttgtgcttcggCTTGTGACAACActtgcagtgttttttattttatattttattctacttattGGTTACttcttgtttgaatctctcaacatgaGTTTTTTCTCTTGTGTAGGTATTGTTGACTGCAAGTCTGTCCATCCAGATGTGAGGAAGACCCAGCAGGTGTGTCATGGCTATAGATACTGTGGTCTTGGAAAGAAAGGCGTCttcacatccatccatccatccatccatcctgaaagctaaataaatgttttagtggataATGTTGTGTCTGTTTGCTTATGTCACGTAACATAAGGTTACTAAACTCTTGACTaatgttttaatttgataatttagtGGTTTTGTCAactacatcttttttttcttcctagcaaaacctagttttctagggtaacactttacaataaggtttcatttgttaacatttaagTAATGCCTAACATTAACTATGAGCAATACATTCGATACAGTATTTATTCAActttgttagttaataaaaatacagctgttcgttgtttgttcttgttagttcactaatataaaaaatacagcttttgACTTTTTAACAGCAGTTGGGACTAACCGTGTTAAGAGACTTTTGTAttctcaaaaataattttaatctgtttttgattATTGATAAACTAAGACCTAAGCGTGAGGGGGTGATGACGTCAGTAAGCCGTTTTAAAGGTACTTCtcgaaagtaatttaaaataatattctttaaatCATTAACGCTATTTTTTACCTTGGAAGAATTACATTTGGTTTTATAGGattatgtgtttaatttattGCTTTCTATTAATAGGCCAATAAACAGCCAGTTTTCGCTAAACCTTTTGGCACGCCCCCTACCTTTCTTTCAACCAATGATAATCATTTTGACACGCCCACCTTTTGGCACgcccattgctccaggctgcagttaCCCCTACCCCTACTTGACAAGAGAGAGAGGAGGACACTTGTTGACAAAGAGCCCGCGTGAAGAAAAACTCTAAATCAGCTTCGTTATAACCCACCCATGCCATGAACTGAACCACAGGCGCTGCTTTGGCTTTCACCTCCGATTCCAATTATGCAATTTCCTTTATTGATCGGGAGTTTTGGATGTTACGTAAAATTGTATTGTACAGTCATAGTGCACTTATACAACTAACAGAAACT encodes the following:
- the LOC113072446 gene encoding acetyl-coenzyme A synthetase 2-like, mitochondrial; this translates as MAGRMCISLLNALVRGNVIFRNQECVRKSKRVVLISRCHARSLSSISTVQPDLSSHLAGKTYSDLYELSVKDPETFWGSIARERLTWTKPFDQVTDCDLTSGKINWFLGGQLNVSVNCLDVHVAKDPDRVALIWEKDEPGTEERITYRQLLERTCRLANTLKSYGVQRGERVAIYMPVSPMAVVAMLACARIGAVHTVVFAGFSSEALAGRIQDAQCKFVIHMQPRCEGRPYLRSEGPWWIKQ